One window of the Gemmatimonadota bacterium genome contains the following:
- a CDS encoding DUF4159 domain-containing protein, which produces MIPLRRSVRVLLLCGIVLGWAGYEGRAAERENGRLTIARMKYDGGGDWYNDPEAIPNLARELQLRAGIETNPDQRVVTLTDDLLYSSPFLFMTGHGEVRWTEPEIRNLRTYLTRGGFLYADDDYGMDEAFRREMKRVFPDKDFVELPFDHPIYHIIYDFPAGPPKHHEHDGKPPQGFGLFHDGRLVVYYTYESNVSDGWADEKTHNDPPAKREAAFRMGINIVAYALYR; this is translated from the coding sequence ATGATCCCCCTTCGCAGAAGCGTGCGCGTCCTCCTGCTGTGCGGCATCGTCCTCGGGTGGGCGGGTTACGAAGGGCGTGCGGCCGAGCGCGAAAACGGGAGGCTGACCATCGCGCGGATGAAGTACGACGGCGGAGGTGACTGGTACAACGACCCCGAGGCCATTCCCAACCTGGCCCGGGAGTTGCAGTTGCGTGCGGGCATAGAGACGAACCCGGATCAGCGCGTCGTCACCCTGACCGATGATCTCCTGTACTCCTCCCCCTTCCTTTTCATGACCGGCCACGGCGAAGTCAGGTGGACCGAACCGGAAATCCGGAACCTCCGGACCTACCTGACGCGGGGCGGTTTCCTCTACGCCGATGACGATTACGGGATGGACGAGGCCTTTCGCCGGGAGATGAAACGGGTCTTTCCGGACAAGGATTTCGTCGAGTTGCCCTTCGACCATCCGATCTACCACATCATATACGACTTCCCGGCCGGTCCGCCCAAACATCATGAGCACGACGGCAAGCCGCCCCAGGGGTTCGGGCTCTTCCACGACGGACGGCTGGTGGTGTATTACACGTACGAAAGCAATGTCAGCGACGGCTGGGCCGATGAAAAGACCCACAACGATCCGCCGGCGAAACGCGAAGCCGCTTTCAGAATGGGCATCAACATCGTCGCATACGCGCTCTATCGTTGA
- a CDS encoding ABC transporter permease, whose translation MKSPVTTTLPMLRILLGSQQTGLILVILLLGAVLSIFAGYHVDRTTGELVNNFLNSRTLMQTATDASFFVIMAVGATMVIISGGIDLSVGSIYALSGVMTAMVLRAMAPEAPFAVVALAVVTCVSLGVLCGLLNGLMVVGLRVHPFIVTLGTMWVFRGVAFVASEAESILVPQPLTDAIKLSFGSDALYPMPMIIMLLITAAGAVYLSRTVMGRHVFAVGGNVEAGRYAGLRIDRILVGVYVISGLTAGIAALVGSSYYGSASCADATGYELYVIASAVVGGASLRGGRGSAVNAMLGAMLIVLIRQSIRTLHLDQNYEWVVIGCAIIVAVVLDQVNRRLTARRLAGADRSVTV comes from the coding sequence ATGAAATCGCCTGTAACGACGACCCTTCCGATGCTACGAATCCTGCTCGGTTCCCAGCAAACGGGACTGATACTCGTCATCCTGCTGCTCGGTGCGGTACTCTCTATTTTCGCGGGGTATCACGTGGACCGTACCACGGGCGAACTCGTCAACAATTTCCTGAATTCCCGTACGCTGATGCAGACGGCCACGGACGCCAGTTTCTTCGTGATCATGGCCGTCGGGGCGACCATGGTGATCATCTCCGGCGGGATCGATCTCTCGGTCGGCTCGATCTACGCCCTGTCCGGCGTGATGACCGCCATGGTCCTGCGGGCCATGGCCCCGGAAGCTCCCTTCGCGGTGGTCGCGCTGGCCGTCGTGACCTGCGTCAGCCTGGGTGTGCTGTGCGGCCTCCTGAACGGGTTGATGGTGGTCGGACTCCGCGTGCATCCCTTTATCGTCACGCTCGGTACGATGTGGGTGTTCCGCGGTGTGGCTTTCGTGGCCAGCGAGGCGGAGAGCATACTCGTGCCCCAGCCCCTGACCGACGCGATCAAGCTGTCTTTCGGATCCGACGCCCTCTATCCCATGCCCATGATCATCATGCTCCTCATCACGGCCGCCGGCGCCGTTTACCTGTCCAGGACCGTCATGGGCCGCCATGTTTTCGCCGTAGGCGGCAACGTGGAGGCCGGCCGATACGCCGGGCTTAGGATCGACCGGATCCTGGTCGGTGTGTACGTGATTTCAGGACTCACCGCGGGCATCGCCGCGCTGGTGGGCAGCAGCTACTATGGCTCGGCCTCATGCGCCGATGCCACGGGTTACGAACTCTACGTGATCGCTTCCGCGGTCGTCGGCGGCGCGAGCCTTCGCGGCGGCCGGGGAAGCGCGGTCAACGCCATGCTCGGCGCTATGTTGATCGTCCTTATCCGCCAGTCCATCCGCACCCTGCACCTGGACCAGAACTACGAATGGGTCGTGATCGGTTGCGCGATCATTGTCGCCGTCGTCCTCGACCAGGTGAACCGCCGGCTCACTGCACGCAGACTGGCCGGAGCGGACCGGTCCGTGACCGTATAG